The genomic window GTAGCCAACTTCATCACTCCCGATGGTACAATTCTCGATTTATTTGGGGAACCAGAATTATCACCACCAGATCCCAATCCAGAAAAGACCTTCACCAGAGCGTACCATCTAGCCTTTGACATCGATCCGCAGTTATTCGATCGCGCGGTGACAGTAATCAGAGAAAATAAAATAGCGATCGCTCATGGCCCAGTCACTCGCCCTACTGGTAGAGGAGTGTATTTTTACGATCCAGATGGCTTTATGATTGAAATTCGTTGCGATCCAGAAGCTAGTTAACTTAAAGGCGATCGCAAAAGTATCTACTATGAGCGGGAAACTCATGCAAATATTTAAACTAATTGAAGAGACGATCACAAAACCACCAATTCCACACGAACCATACAAGCAATCATTGAAAGCTTGGGCGATGTATTGTTTGCGAGACAAAGGTTTTAAAGTCGTTTATGCTCAAAATGCCGATTTTGCCATTGAAACTAAAGGCGCAGAAAAGCTGTATTTTAAAGTTTCAAATAGCGCCGATGATTTAGATAATTCTCTTAACTGGATTGTTTGGGATAGTGCAACCAAAAGCGCCAGTCTCATTCCCAAAAAATAGACTGATGTCAAAAAATTGCTGTGACTATCTTCCTTCCCCAGACAACTGCTGCACGAATATTTGATGTTCTGGCGAATTTAATCCTAACTGTAAGACAGCCAATACTTGCTGCATATTGCTAGCAAGTAAATCTGACATTGACAACCACAAACCAGGAAATACTTGACTTTTGGTAATTCCATGTGCGTCCACTTCTAAGGAGACATATTCTCCTTGTTGCAGGCGAAACCAATCTAATTTATTTTCAAATATTTGCCAAACAATATATTCTTTTACCCCATTCCGACCATAGACTTTTTTCTTGTCATGTAAATCAATAGCAACACTGCTAGCTGCTATCTCTATTACGAGTTCTGGCGCACCTTCTATGTAATCATCATCGCTGAAACGAGATTGTCCTTTAGCTGTTGGTGTGATTAATAGCACTCCATCAGGTTGCGGTTCATTGTCTCGATCTAAGCGGACTGTTGGCTCAATTCCCAATCTCACACCAGGAGTTGATGCTTCATAAACTCCCAACCAAGTGATTGTATGGCCATGTGGTTCAGCATGACTTTCAAAGCGTAATGGGGATGCCAAGTATACAACTCCTTCAATTAATTCTGCCTTTTGATGACGAGGCATTGCTTGATAACGGCGTTCAAATTCGTAGCGAGTGAGGCGATCGCCATTCTCTAAAGGAGGAATTCGCTGCTTGAGTGATAGGTTGACCATGATTTTCTGCTCTGGCAAGGAGTTTTACTTTATTATGGCTTGGTGCATATTTTTCTACAGATTTAACCACCCAAGCTCATTTTGTCAATAAATAGCTATATAGCCCTTCTGGGTTGAGTTCAATACAGACCTAACAAGAACAGCCCCTTCCCTACTAGCGTTGGGGAGTAAGCCTCAAAGCCTCTCTCCTAAAAGGAGAGAGGTTTGGAGAGAGGTCAAATTATATTGCATACAAACGAGAAGTGCTAGAATCAGGTTTCTCAAATACCATTAAATGCTGTTGAGGTAACAAGTTTTTGGTTTCTCGCCAAACCAAACCAACAGCTTGCATTTCTTTACGGACTTGCTTTTGAGTCATCTTGTGCAGACCTTTAATCAGAATAAAGGGATTTTCGCCCCGGTACTCAACCAAAACCACCCTTCCACCTGGTTTCAGTCCTTTCACAATTCCTTGCATCACTTCTTGGGGATACTCCAATTCATGGTAAGCATCTACCATCAGCGCCAAATCGACACTTTCAGGTGGTAGGTTTGGGTCAGTAAGGGTTGCCAAAACAGGCTCAACATTGGTGATGTTTTTCTCTTTTTTGAACAACTCAATGATTTCCAACATTTCTGGCTGAACATCTACAGCCAACACTTTACCTGCTGTTAATAGCGGCGCGATGCGAAAGCTTAAGTAACCTGTACCAGCCCCAATATCTGCCACTACATCATTAGGTTTCAGATTGAGGACGTTGACTACCTTACTTGGCTGTTCCTCTCCCTCTCGCCTTGGACGTTCTAGCCAGCCAGCGCCTGTGTATCCCATAACTTTGGCAATTTCTCGCCCCATGTAATATTTGCCGATACCATCTGGATTATGGATAATATGCTGTTCGTAAACTGTGGTGGATGAAGAAGCGGCTTGTGCTGTCAGGGTTGGGTTCAGCAGTGAGCAACTCAATATCACAACAAGAGTTACTATAAAGTGGAGAAAATTTGACATTTGCTTATGACTGATCAGGATAGCTATAAACAGCAACTAAGAGAATTTTATGGTAGTAGAACGACTTATGACCACGAGGAAGGGACTCGCCATCCTCTAGAAGCCAAGCTTCTACTTGAATTTGTGCCACTAGATTCGGGACAGAAAATCCTTGATGTGGCGACTGGAACAGGTTTAGTTGCGATACCCGCAGCTGAAAAAGTTGGTTCAGATGGTTATGTGATTGGGATTGACATCACCCCTGGAATGTTGCATCAAGCAAGACTTAAGATTGCAGCAGCAAGATTACAAAACATTGAGTTGATTGAGGCAGATGCAGAATATTTCAACTTTAGTGATAATAGTTTTGATGTTATCTTTTGCTGTGACGCAATTGTACTTTTTCCTGATATCCTTACTACTTTGCAAAAGTGGTATCGCTACTTGAAAACAGGAGGGTATGTGGCATTTACCTGTCCTCCCGAAACTGCTTATATGGCATCTCTTCAGCAGAGGATCTGCGCTCAAGTTTTGGGCGTATCGCTACCACATATCCTTGAACCACTGGGGACTCCAGAAAAATGTCGGAATTTGCTCAATCAGGCAGGTTTTAGAGATATCGAAATTAAGATAGAGCCATCAGGACGTTATCGCCCTGTTAGGGATAGCAGATTATCTGGGACAGTAATTAATATAAATTTTAAAGGTAATCCTTTGTTGTCCAAATTATCACAAGAACAATTAAATCAGTTGCAAGTTGAGTACAAAGCTGAAATTGAGAAACTAGCAACTGATCAAGGTCTTTGGGAAGACACTACAAAGTTCTTTGTTCGCGCTCGAAAATAAGTTGATCAGTAAAGCTTTAGTCCTAACCTGACCAATGATTCCTTGATGGTACAGAGCAAGTGCAATACACTTGGGTTAAGGCTAAAATCTTTTGTTAAAGTCAATTTTTTTATCGAACCACAGAGGCGCAGAGAACACTGAGAGAAGAAAGAAATGCTTAACTGAACTGTATTGAGACTTGCGGATTTATTTGTGGGGTCAATCCAAAATCCAAAATCTAAAATCCAAAATTGTCTGACAGTTTAACCTCCTAGACCGATGTAGAAGTAAACATTTTCAAATTTACTTGAAGCAGCCCCTTGAAAAATTTGTAATCCAATCTTTGGACGATTATATGCAAAACCTGTCCCTAATGTTAGTGCCTGTACTCGCTGCACAGAAAGTAGCAGGTGACGGTTTAATTAAACCTCTTGGTCATCATGAACTGCTGTTGGTGTTGGTACAACTGTCACTATTGCTTCTGGTGGCGCGGGGATTAGGTGAGTTGATGCGCCGAATTAACCTCCCGCCTGTTGTTGGGGAATTACTGGCGGGTGTGCTGCTGGGCCCTTCTGTATTTGGTTTGCTCCTTCCAGACTTACAGGCGCACATCTTTCCCAAAAGTCAAGAACAATCGAATTTACTTTCGGTAATCTCTTGGTTAGGCGTGTTATTTTTACTGATTGTGACTGGATTGGAGACGGATCTTAAGCTGATTCTTCGTAAGGGTAAAACGGCTCTACTGATTTCACTGGGCGGAATTATTGTCCCGTTTATCACCGGATTTGGACTGGGCTGGCTATTGCCAGATAGTTTTTTAGCCGACCCAGAAAAGCGACTAGTATTTAGTCTGTTCATCGCCACAGCAATGAGTATTTCGGCAATACCAGTGATTGCTAAGGTGCTGATGGACTTAAACCTGATTCGCCGTGACATTGGTCAAGTCACCTTAGCTGCTGGTATGACTGACGACACTATCGGCTGGATTTTACTTTCTGTGGTTTCAGGTCTAGCTAGTAGTGGCAAGTTTGACTTTGGAACAATTTTCCATTCTGTAAGTGCAGCAGTATTGTTTCTAGCGATCGCCTTTACAATTGGGCGTACCATCGTAGACCAGATTTTGCGCTGGGTTGATGACTACGTTGGCGGAATCTCCGCTAGTATATCGGTTGTGCTGATTCTTTCGCTCTCGGCAGCAGCACTTACCCACGCATTAGGTCTAGAAGCAGCATTAGGTGCTTTTGTGCTGGGGATTCTAGCAGGTCAATCCCGCCGCTTTAGCAATGAAGCTGGACACATGCTAGAAGTCTTCACAGCAGCCTTTCTAGCGCCAATTTTCTTTGCTACAGCTGGCTTGAAAGTTAATTTGCTAACCCTGTTAGTCCCCCAGACGTTGCTATTTGGCTTGATTGTTCTTGTTGTTGCCTGTGTTGGTAAATTTACAGGTGCTTACCTTGGTTCTCGCGTCGGCGGCTTGAGTCATTGGGAAGGTTTGGCGATGGGTTCCGGGATGAATGCTCGCGGGGCGATGGAAATTGTCGTTGCCACGATTGGTTTATCTTTGGGAGTGCTGAATCCACAGATGTACTCGATTATTGTCATGGTAGCGATCGTCACTTCCTTAATGGCTCCACCCCTTTTGCGCTGGTCTTTGTCGAAGGTGGTTATGGGTGAAGAGGAAGCTCGACGTTTGGAACGAGAAGAACAGGATAGTCACAGCTTTATCAAGCAAATCCAGCGTGTCTTAATACCCACTAGCGGTGGCCCTAACATTCAACTCGCGGCGCAACTAGTCGGTTACATGGCTCACCAAAACTCCATAGAAGTTACATCTCTATATGCCCTGAGTGACAAGCAGCCCCAAAAAAAAGCCCGTCGAACGGCAACCCAGGTAAAAGACACCGCCGCCGAGCAAGCTCTGGCTTCTGTCGCTGAGGAAATGCAGCTACCTGCTGATACCACCCTGCAAACAAAAACGGAGTCTGGGCACAGTAAAGCGGAGGTGATTCTGAATGAAGCGAACAAAAACTATGACTTGATCGTATTGGGAGCTTCTGAACAGATACGCCCGCAGAAAGCATTGTTCAATTTGCTTGTAGACCGGGTAGTACAAGAAGCACCTTGTGCAACGATGGTGGTGAAGTCGCACCTACCCCAAGCCAAAGGTGAGATATGCAAAATCGCTCAACAACAGCTGACAAAGATTTTGGTGCCAACGGTGGGGACAGAATACAGCAAAAATGCTGTAGAGATGGCAAGTACGATCGCTGCTCAAACAGGGGCATTAGTTATGATCGTTAACGTGATTAATTTACCGCAGGTTGAGTATATTCTTTACGAACAGCGATCGCTAGCTCCAGTCAAAGAAATTGCCCGTGATCTGCTAGAACAACAAGCAGAAATTGGCCGCAATCTGGGTGCTGATGTCAAAACCTATATTCTTCAAGGAACCAGCCCAGAAAGGGAAATCCTCAAGTTTGCCCAAACCAAGGAAGTAGACCTAATTATTCTCGGGAGTAGTATCCGAATGGTTACGGGTCGCGTTTTCTTCGGTCACAGAGTGGATGCAATTCTGAATAGAGCAGATTGCCCAGTAGCGGTAATTACTACGCCATAGTCGTTCTAATTAGATGCATTTAGTTTGCTTGAATATAGCTATATTCACATAGATTACCAATCTCAGGATTTAAGCAAACTTTTCTTTAATGATTTGACCTTAGCGCGAAGCCCTGGAAGTGACTGATCTTTGCAAATTAGCTAGAGCGCGATTGTAATCTAAAATAGCTGTGACTCGATTACCTTCTGCTCTTGTCAGGTCATTTTCAGCATCAATCACCTCGGTTTGAGTACCCACACCAGCTTGAAACCTCAGCCTTGCTAAATTGACAGCTTCCCTGGCTTGATTTAAAGCCACACTAGAAGTTTGCACATTATCTAAATTGGCTTGCAATTGAGAATAGTACTGTTCTACATCAAAGCGAATTTGGTCGCGCTGGCTACCAAATTGAGACTCTGCGATTCCAATATCAGCCCTCGACTGAGCCGCTCTTGCTCTTGCTACTCCCGCATCAAACAAACTTACATTTCCTTGGAGTCCCACTGAATAACCATCAGTAATGCTGACGCCATCATTATACCGATCTAGCACATTGTAGTTGCCTACCAAACTAATTTGCGGCCCTAGCTGTGAAAGCGCCTGTCGTCGCCGTTGCTCGGAAATATTACGTTGTGCCAAATACTGTGGCAATTCTGGACGATTTTGAAACGCTTGGACAATAGTTTCTTGAAGTGTTGGCTGCCAAAGACCCGCTAGTTGTACGGGATCTGCTGCACTGATATTAACTGACTGCGACAAACTTAACAGGGTGGCAAGCTGACGACGGGCAATTTGCTGCTGTGAGATAGCATTAGTCAGGTTTTGTTGGGCATTTGCTAAATTCACCTGAGCTTGCAGCACATCAAACCGCGTACCCACTCCAGCCTGTTCTCTGGCTTGAGTATCCCGCAAACTAGCCTGGGCATTCGCCACAGCAGACCGATTAATTCTTACTAATTCATCAGCTTGTTGCAAATTGTAGTATTGAGTGCTGGCATTCAACCTAATTGTAAGAGACTGAGTTTCAACATTAAATTCATCCACACGTAGTTGTTCTTTAGCTGCTCGGATAGTTGCCTCTCGATTACCGGAGGTATAAAGGTTATAATTCAGTTGTGCTGAACCATTGAAAGTGGTGCTGCTTTGAGATGAATTGTTAGTAAAACCATTCCCATTATTAGTTACACTACTGTTAAGACCAAGAGTAGGATACAAGGCAGCTTGAGACTCGCGTAGCACCGAGCGACTGCGTTCTAACTGTAATAGGGCTATCTGTAAGTCTCGATTGTTGCGTTTTGCTAGTTCCAAAGCCTGTGCCAAACTGATTGGCACAGTTTGCTGAATCCTTACTTCCTCTGGTTTGGTAGGAAATTGGAGAGGATTGGAATTGGGGTTGAGGGAATCGGGAACCTTTACAGAGCTTGAGGAATTCTGCGCTTTTGGGGGAGTTGCTGCACTTGCTGCATTTGGAAAAAGAATAGCGATACCTGACGGCAAGGCTACCGCCAACGCTACAGTAACCCAGGTAGAATGTACGGAGAATAAGCTGAGATTCATAATGATGTAGTCATTAATTAGGTTTCTTTGAGGATACAATCACCTGATTGACATACAGAGGTTTAAATTTTAAATTCCCCCTCAAAAGGTTGATATTAACAAATTAACCTACAATCAAACCATCCTGAACTCGAATAATCCTGTTGGTTTGAGCAGCGATATCTGGCTCATGAGTGACAATCACAATTGTGATCCCTTGGTCATTAAGTTCTGTTAGCAAACTCATCACCTCATAAGATGTTTCAGTATCTAAAGCTCCTGTTGGCTCATCTGCCAAAACTAATGCAGGTCGGTTGACCAAAGCACGAGCAATAGCTACCCGTTGTTGTTGTCCGCCAGAGAGTTGACTAGGACGGTTAGATATCCGTGCGCCTAGTCCTACCTTTTCCAAGGCTTCTAATGCCCTTTGACGACGTTTTGGCTTAGGCAAGTTAGCATAAATCATTGGTAACATGACGTTTTCCAGCGCTGTCGCCCGAGCCAATAAGTTAAATTGTTGGAAAACAAAACCTATTCTTTGGTTGCGGATATAGGCTAATTCATCATCATCAAAAGTCGTCAGGTTTCTGCCTTCAAAAATATAGTCTCCAGTTGTGGGACGATCCAGACATCCCAAAATATTCATCAGCGTGGATTTACCCGAACCTGATACACCCATAATGGAGACGTATTCCCCTTCCTCTATGGAGAGTTGAATTCCCTTGAGTATTGGAACACTAACTTCTCCCAAGTGATAAGTTTTGGTAATCGATTCCATCCAAATCATAGTTGTCATATTGATTTCGGCTTAATAAATTGTTAGTTGTTGGTTGTTAATTTTTCAAAAATTACATTGACTGTATAACCTGCGAATAATTAAAATTTATTCCCCAGGCTATTTGCAAATAAGCTGCAATATTAGGATGTAAAATTATCAGTAAATAGAATGTAGTTCTTGCAATCAAATACCATAATCACCATCTAATTAAAATTGGTAGTTGCGAGCCAAAATCTTGTGAATTACCTTCCTTGGCGTTATCAAACTCTATTTCTAGTTGGTAAAAATTGCCTTGTGAAAATTGCACTAATCCCAGATCAATTAGTGTTATCACTTCAGCAGAAAAGTTTTGAACACCGGGTAAGGTGACTTGTAATGCTGTAATTTCTTTGAATCCAATTTTATGAACAAAAGGAGGTCGCGGTTCTAACGGGTAATTTGGAGGTTTTTGGGTTGCAGGTGAAATGAAAATCAATGGTTCTGATAAATTGTCACTATTGGTTGCGATCGCAATAGAAGCTTTTGGTGTCCGATATGCTGCATGGTAATCCCAAGTAGGAAATGGTATTTCTCGTAAATTTGATGCTGTTGCCCGGAAGGAAATGCCAAAAGGGCAAGCCTGTGTTTCTTGCCAACGGCAGCGTGACCACAAACCTGTAGGGCGAACAAGAGGAGACTGAATTTCGTTAGCCTCAAAAAGCCAAAGTAACTCAAGATAAGCATTATCAAAGAAGAAGCAAACATTTGCAGTCCCTTGACCTCGATGAATTCTCCGGCTACCTTCTGTGAGTCCAAAAGCAGTTAGCATATCTGCTGGTGGTGCTTCTGGTTCAACACAGACAAAGATATGATCTAGTTCAAGTTGCATATATTCACTTGTTTTAAGAGAAGCTTTTAATTTTTAAATTTTCTTTTTTTGAATTATAGCGCTTCTCGGTTGAGTCCAATACAGACCTAACCCCCAACCCCTTCCCTACTAGCGTTGGGGGGTAAGATTCAAAGCCTCTCTCCTTTTAGGAGAGAGGAATGGAAGTGAGGTCAAAGTGTATTGCATACAAACGAGAAGCGCTATATTTAGTCACTACGTAAAGCGGTGATTGGATCTAATTTGGATGCGTTCCGGGCTGGAATTACCCCAGCGATTAAGCCAACGGTTAACGAGAGTACAAAGCCAGCAATGATCGACAATAAAGAAATTACAAACGGAAATTTGAAAATGTTTGCAGCTACAAAAGCTAATAAAACCCCAGTCGCCATGCCAATACCTCCGCCGACAATGGAAATCACGATCGCTTCGGCTAAAAATTGATTAAGGATTGCAGAATTGGTGGCTCCTACGGCT from Nostoc sp. UHCC 0926 includes these protein-coding regions:
- a CDS encoding class I SAM-dependent methyltransferase; amino-acid sequence: MTDQDSYKQQLREFYGSRTTYDHEEGTRHPLEAKLLLEFVPLDSGQKILDVATGTGLVAIPAAEKVGSDGYVIGIDITPGMLHQARLKIAAARLQNIELIEADAEYFNFSDNSFDVIFCCDAIVLFPDILTTLQKWYRYLKTGGYVAFTCPPETAYMASLQQRICAQVLGVSLPHILEPLGTPEKCRNLLNQAGFRDIEIKIEPSGRYRPVRDSRLSGTVININFKGNPLLSKLSQEQLNQLQVEYKAEIEKLATDQGLWEDTTKFFVRARK
- a CDS encoding ABC transporter ATP-binding protein, producing the protein MTTMIWMESITKTYHLGEVSVPILKGIQLSIEEGEYVSIMGVSGSGKSTLMNILGCLDRPTTGDYIFEGRNLTTFDDDELAYIRNQRIGFVFQQFNLLARATALENVMLPMIYANLPKPKRRQRALEALEKVGLGARISNRPSQLSGGQQQRVAIARALVNRPALVLADEPTGALDTETSYEVMSLLTELNDQGITIVIVTHEPDIAAQTNRIIRVQDGLIVG
- a CDS encoding VOC family protein gives rise to the protein MLSSTQSLNSVIAPGSLRRIHHIALNVKNMQASRYFYGTILGLHELTGDEVPATLVELVASGKVANFITPDGTILDLFGEPELSPPDPNPEKTFTRAYHLAFDIDPQLFDRAVTVIRENKIAIAHGPVTRPTGRGVYFYDPDGFMIEIRCDPEAS
- a CDS encoding Uma2 family endonuclease — translated: MVNLSLKQRIPPLENGDRLTRYEFERRYQAMPRHQKAELIEGVVYLASPLRFESHAEPHGHTITWLGVYEASTPGVRLGIEPTVRLDRDNEPQPDGVLLITPTAKGQSRFSDDDYIEGAPELVIEIAASSVAIDLHDKKKVYGRNGVKEYIVWQIFENKLDWFRLQQGEYVSLEVDAHGITKSQVFPGLWLSMSDLLASNMQQVLAVLQLGLNSPEHQIFVQQLSGEGR
- a CDS encoding VOC family protein, which gives rise to MQLELDHIFVCVEPEAPPADMLTAFGLTEGSRRIHRGQGTANVCFFFDNAYLELLWLFEANEIQSPLVRPTGLWSRCRWQETQACPFGISFRATASNLREIPFPTWDYHAAYRTPKASIAIATNSDNLSEPLIFISPATQKPPNYPLEPRPPFVHKIGFKEITALQVTLPGVQNFSAEVITLIDLGLVQFSQGNFYQLEIEFDNAKEGNSQDFGSQLPILIRW
- a CDS encoding TolC family protein, whose protein sequence is MNLSLFSVHSTWVTVALAVALPSGIAILFPNAASAATPPKAQNSSSSVKVPDSLNPNSNPLQFPTKPEEVRIQQTVPISLAQALELAKRNNRDLQIALLQLERSRSVLRESQAALYPTLGLNSSVTNNGNGFTNNSSQSSTTFNGSAQLNYNLYTSGNREATIRAAKEQLRVDEFNVETQSLTIRLNASTQYYNLQQADELVRINRSAVANAQASLRDTQAREQAGVGTRFDVLQAQVNLANAQQNLTNAISQQQIARRQLATLLSLSQSVNISAADPVQLAGLWQPTLQETIVQAFQNRPELPQYLAQRNISEQRRRQALSQLGPQISLVGNYNVLDRYNDGVSITDGYSVGLQGNVSLFDAGVARARAAQSRADIGIAESQFGSQRDQIRFDVEQYYSQLQANLDNVQTSSVALNQAREAVNLARLRFQAGVGTQTEVIDAENDLTRAEGNRVTAILDYNRALANLQRSVTSRASR
- a CDS encoding class I SAM-dependent methyltransferase, whose protein sequence is MSNFLHFIVTLVVILSCSLLNPTLTAQAASSSTTVYEQHIIHNPDGIGKYYMGREIAKVMGYTGAGWLERPRREGEEQPSKVVNVLNLKPNDVVADIGAGTGYLSFRIAPLLTAGKVLAVDVQPEMLEIIELFKKEKNITNVEPVLATLTDPNLPPESVDLALMVDAYHELEYPQEVMQGIVKGLKPGGRVVLVEYRGENPFILIKGLHKMTQKQVRKEMQAVGLVWRETKNLLPQQHLMVFEKPDSSTSRLYAI
- a CDS encoding cation:proton antiporter domain-containing protein, whose amino-acid sequence is MQNLSLMLVPVLAAQKVAGDGLIKPLGHHELLLVLVQLSLLLLVARGLGELMRRINLPPVVGELLAGVLLGPSVFGLLLPDLQAHIFPKSQEQSNLLSVISWLGVLFLLIVTGLETDLKLILRKGKTALLISLGGIIVPFITGFGLGWLLPDSFLADPEKRLVFSLFIATAMSISAIPVIAKVLMDLNLIRRDIGQVTLAAGMTDDTIGWILLSVVSGLASSGKFDFGTIFHSVSAAVLFLAIAFTIGRTIVDQILRWVDDYVGGISASISVVLILSLSAAALTHALGLEAALGAFVLGILAGQSRRFSNEAGHMLEVFTAAFLAPIFFATAGLKVNLLTLLVPQTLLFGLIVLVVACVGKFTGAYLGSRVGGLSHWEGLAMGSGMNARGAMEIVVATIGLSLGVLNPQMYSIIVMVAIVTSLMAPPLLRWSLSKVVMGEEEARRLEREEQDSHSFIKQIQRVLIPTSGGPNIQLAAQLVGYMAHQNSIEVTSLYALSDKQPQKKARRTATQVKDTAAEQALASVAEEMQLPADTTLQTKTESGHSKAEVILNEANKNYDLIVLGASEQIRPQKALFNLLVDRVVQEAPCATMVVKSHLPQAKGEICKIAQQQLTKILVPTVGTEYSKNAVEMASTIAAQTGALVMIVNVINLPQVEYILYEQRSLAPVKEIARDLLEQQAEIGRNLGADVKTYILQGTSPEREILKFAQTKEVDLIILGSSIRMVTGRVFFGHRVDAILNRADCPVAVITTP